A section of the Paenibacillus aurantius genome encodes:
- a CDS encoding carbohydrate ABC transporter permease — protein sequence MVNTKQDKAFLTFTYAVLAAVGIVAVVPLLYVVSVSLTPFAEVLKHGGYVLIPREFTFHAYRKLMETSGIPRSLVITVTITLLGTAINLILTTLVAYPLSRRSLPGRNVFLIMVVFTLLFSGGIIPTYLVVKATGLIDSLWALILPTAVSSFNVLLMKSFFEQLPEELFESARIDGAKEFRILLRLAVPLSLPVMITVGLFYAVGHWNSFFAAIMYVTDRTLFPLQVVVREILMLSQQPLENAEDQVPTVTMQMAAVVFASFPIIAVYPFLQKHFTKGMLLGSIKG from the coding sequence ATGGTAAACACGAAGCAGGACAAAGCGTTTCTCACCTTCACGTATGCCGTCCTGGCCGCTGTCGGGATCGTGGCCGTCGTGCCCCTGCTGTACGTCGTCTCCGTGTCGCTAACTCCATTTGCGGAGGTGCTGAAGCACGGTGGTTATGTTCTCATCCCGCGGGAATTTACCTTTCACGCCTACCGGAAGCTGATGGAGACTTCGGGAATTCCGCGTTCTCTCGTCATAACCGTTACGATCACCTTGCTGGGAACTGCGATCAACCTGATTCTGACGACACTGGTGGCTTATCCGCTCAGCCGTCGAAGCCTGCCGGGAAGGAATGTCTTCCTGATCATGGTCGTCTTCACCCTGTTGTTCAGCGGAGGGATCATCCCGACGTACTTGGTCGTCAAGGCAACCGGCCTGATCGACAGCCTGTGGGCACTCATCCTGCCGACCGCCGTATCGAGCTTCAACGTGCTGCTGATGAAGAGCTTCTTCGAGCAGCTTCCGGAGGAATTGTTCGAATCCGCCCGGATCGACGGAGCGAAGGAATTCCGCATTCTCCTCCGGCTGGCGGTTCCGCTGTCATTGCCGGTGATGATTACGGTCGGTTTGTTCTATGCGGTCGGCCATTGGAACTCCTTCTTCGCCGCCATTATGTATGTCACCGACCGGACGCTGTTTCCGCTGCAAGTCGTCGTCCGGGAAATTCTGATGCTGAGCCAGCAGCCGCTTGAGAATGCAGAGGACCAGGTTCCTACCGTCACGATGCAGATGGCGGCGGTCGTGTTCGCCAGCTTTCCCATTATTGCGGTCTATCCGTTCCTGCAGAAGCATTTTACGAAAGGCATGCTGCTTGGCTCGATTAAAGGCTGA
- a CDS encoding dipeptide epimerase: MIIQSIEVMRQSTPLIKPFKTALRTVHHAESVLVRIRTNDGRVGWGEAPATVVITGDSLDSIHSAIVHTFKPQLLGKNLLAYEQVLQTLHASMIGSSSAKAAVDMAVYDLVAQYCGLPLYQFLGGYKDEIETDYTVSVNSPKEMGEDALRYVKDGFNVLKIKVGKDDIQEDIERIKEIRSCVGQAVKIRIDANQGWQVKDAVRSIRRMEDLGLNIELVEQPVKALDIEGLKAVTDAVETPVMADESVFTPAQAFEVLKRRAADMINIKLMKSGGIYKAQIINHIAEEFGVECMVGSMIESRLAVTAAAHLAASKKNITRFDFDAPLMMSSDIVTGGVQYEGRKMTFPAGAGLGITDVAYTTNVGVAT; this comes from the coding sequence ATGATTATTCAAAGCATAGAAGTCATGAGACAATCCACACCGCTCATCAAGCCGTTCAAAACGGCCCTGCGGACCGTGCACCACGCGGAATCCGTTCTCGTCCGTATCCGGACGAACGACGGGCGGGTCGGCTGGGGCGAAGCGCCGGCCACCGTGGTCATCACAGGCGACAGCCTGGACAGCATTCATTCCGCCATCGTCCATACCTTTAAGCCGCAGCTCCTTGGCAAAAATCTGCTTGCCTATGAACAGGTGCTGCAGACGCTTCACGCTTCCATGATAGGCAGCAGCAGCGCCAAGGCGGCGGTCGATATGGCCGTTTATGATCTCGTCGCCCAGTACTGCGGGCTGCCCCTGTATCAGTTCCTGGGCGGCTACAAGGACGAAATCGAGACGGATTACACCGTCAGCGTCAATTCCCCGAAGGAGATGGGGGAGGATGCGCTTCGTTATGTGAAGGACGGCTTCAATGTCCTGAAGATCAAGGTGGGCAAGGATGACATTCAGGAAGACATTGAACGGATTAAGGAAATCCGCAGCTGCGTCGGGCAGGCGGTCAAGATCCGCATCGATGCAAACCAGGGCTGGCAGGTCAAGGACGCCGTCCGCTCCATCCGCCGCATGGAGGATCTGGGCCTGAATATCGAGCTTGTCGAGCAGCCGGTCAAGGCTCTGGACATCGAAGGGCTGAAGGCGGTGACCGATGCCGTCGAGACCCCTGTCATGGCCGATGAGAGCGTCTTTACGCCGGCTCAAGCGTTCGAGGTGCTGAAGCGCCGCGCGGCCGACATGATCAACATCAAGCTCATGAAATCCGGTGGAATCTACAAAGCCCAAATCATCAACCACATCGCCGAGGAGTTCGGTGTGGAATGCATGGTCGGCAGCATGATCGAATCCCGCCTGGCGGTAACGGCCGCGGCCCATCTCGCGGCAAGCAAGAAGAACATTACCCGGTTTGATTTTGACGCGCCCCTCATGATGAGCAGCGATATCGTGACGGGAGGGGTCCAGTACGAAGGCCGGAAGATGACCTTCCCGGCCGGAGCCGGTTTGGGGATCACCGACGTCGCGTATACGACGAACGTAGGGGTGGCGACATGA
- a CDS encoding cache domain-containing sensor histidine kinase: MLNKLWLGGFSSLRNRLFLVFLLFILIPYSLLQFYSVSRIQQSFVDQVVHQNTEQLEQLKFIFEDMRSTVFRIAVRLEREPVVLGLLNDPPQDEAETTRQMEALWTDIKSKALTSPYIYYSLLTRDGREYPSYRPGKPSDLTWLPNDKLQAIRSGKTDYLWIPGDELIQLTEESRSTHYLSLYSLIRDNRKEPAAVVRISIDFQAWLSAMAKSFPITQDFYLLNEQGIVIGGTGDSSDPALAAYRYRTLETEGNSHQITGSFLYNRLPIPTMQWTMMSRFPLRLLFGDVEAVKRQMITTALLFTLLFVIITFLLLSTITRPLALLQKKMQNVVRQQLKTHLPTGSFRGELLAVAQAFNQMVSDLSGLLQKLKAEERQKEAVRYHMLLSQMNPHFLLNTLNVVKWNALSKGDEDTAGICVSLGTLLETSLNEETDLIHLRTERGLTEAYVSIQAFRYEQAFDIQWEYESRLEYALVPKLSLQPLVENAIFHGLAPKGGGKIRIRAYAERNRCFLEVEDNGGWKEASSGTAIRKRKGIGLKNVKERLGLMFKEEGTLTIEPSADGTKVILGFPLLLSTPYTEGGDPHVERSAR, from the coding sequence ATGCTCAACAAGCTTTGGTTAGGAGGATTCTCTTCTTTACGAAACCGGCTGTTCCTCGTTTTTCTGCTTTTTATTCTCATCCCGTATTCCTTGCTCCAGTTTTACAGCGTCAGCCGCATTCAGCAGTCCTTTGTCGACCAAGTGGTTCACCAGAATACAGAACAGCTTGAGCAGCTCAAGTTCATTTTTGAAGATATGCGCAGCACCGTCTTTCGGATCGCCGTCCGGCTCGAAAGAGAGCCGGTGGTGCTCGGCCTCCTGAACGACCCTCCGCAAGACGAGGCGGAGACCACGCGCCAAATGGAAGCCTTGTGGACCGATATCAAGAGCAAAGCCCTGACTTCCCCCTACATTTACTATTCCCTGTTAACCCGGGATGGCAGGGAGTACCCTTCTTACCGTCCGGGCAAGCCCTCCGATCTCACGTGGCTTCCGAATGACAAGCTCCAGGCCATCCGCTCCGGCAAAACGGATTATCTGTGGATTCCCGGGGACGAGCTGATCCAGCTTACCGAAGAAAGCCGAAGCACTCACTACCTTTCTCTCTATTCCTTGATTCGCGACAACCGGAAAGAGCCGGCCGCTGTGGTGCGCATTTCCATCGATTTTCAGGCCTGGCTGTCCGCGATGGCCAAGAGCTTCCCTATCACGCAGGATTTCTATCTGCTCAATGAACAAGGCATCGTCATTGGGGGGACGGGCGATTCCTCAGATCCCGCCCTGGCGGCTTACCGCTACCGGACCCTCGAAACAGAGGGGAATTCCCACCAAATCACGGGCTCCTTTTTGTACAATCGGCTGCCAATTCCTACGATGCAGTGGACCATGATGAGCCGGTTTCCTCTTCGTCTCTTGTTCGGGGACGTAGAGGCGGTAAAACGCCAGATGATCACGACGGCGCTGCTGTTCACCCTGCTTTTTGTCATCATAACCTTTCTTCTGCTGTCCACCATTACCCGGCCGCTTGCTCTTCTTCAGAAGAAGATGCAGAACGTGGTCCGCCAGCAGCTCAAAACCCATCTGCCTACCGGCTCCTTCCGGGGGGAACTGCTTGCCGTTGCTCAAGCCTTTAACCAAATGGTCAGCGATCTGAGCGGCCTTCTCCAGAAACTTAAGGCGGAAGAGAGACAGAAAGAGGCGGTCCGGTACCATATGCTGCTTTCCCAGATGAACCCGCACTTTCTGCTCAATACCTTGAACGTGGTGAAATGGAATGCGCTGAGCAAAGGGGACGAGGACACGGCCGGTATCTGCGTTTCTCTGGGGACTCTGCTGGAGACCAGCTTGAACGAGGAGACTGATCTTATCCACCTGAGGACGGAGCGGGGGCTGACGGAGGCCTATGTCTCCATTCAAGCCTTCCGTTACGAGCAGGCCTTCGATATCCAGTGGGAGTACGAGAGCCGGCTCGAGTATGCCCTGGTGCCCAAGCTCAGCCTGCAGCCGCTGGTGGAGAACGCAATCTTTCATGGGCTAGCCCCTAAGGGCGGGGGGAAGATCCGGATCCGGGCCTATGCCGAGCGGAATCGCTGCTTTCTGGAGGTGGAGGACAACGGAGGATGGAAGGAAGCCTCGTCCGGTACCGCCATACGCAAAAGAAAAGGAATCGGACTGAAAAACGTAAAGGAACGGCTGGGGCTGATGTTCAAAGAGGAGGGCACGTTAACCATCGAACCGTCAGCCGATGGAACGAAGGTCATCCTGGGCTTCCCGCTGCTGCTCTCGACTCCCTATACCGAAGGAGGGGATCCCCATGTGGAACGTTCTGCTCGTTGA
- a CDS encoding C40 family peptidase, producing the protein MTAPKRLICGVSVATVWTSPESVRPIDAPAVARPADPKEWIDRMGIEGKLDLCNGNRVQTQMLYGTPVLVTEEQEDWVQVLIPDQPTRKNPLGYPGWVPRDQLIDDPAASSESGDSAVEAGGPQAVVMADKAWLRDGSSAPLIELSFLTTLPLVAQEGERVEVLTPHGIAYLSAEEVRVTDGDSSSLVPEGKRGQAIVEQGLRFLDLPYLWGGMSSYGYDCSGFAYSMHRSFGILVPRDASDQAKHGKEIAPDDLEPGDLMFFAHEKGKGAVHHVGIYAGEGKMLHSPETIFSIELVDLATYKLAEEHCISRRYWE; encoded by the coding sequence ATGACAGCGCCCAAGCGATTGATATGCGGGGTTTCCGTAGCCACCGTCTGGACGAGTCCAGAGTCGGTCCGCCCGATTGACGCTCCGGCGGTTGCCCGGCCGGCCGATCCCAAGGAATGGATTGACCGCATGGGAATAGAAGGTAAGCTGGATCTCTGCAACGGCAACCGGGTGCAAACCCAGATGCTGTACGGCACGCCGGTCCTTGTTACCGAGGAGCAGGAGGACTGGGTGCAGGTGCTCATTCCGGATCAACCCACCCGCAAAAATCCGCTGGGCTACCCCGGCTGGGTGCCGCGGGATCAGTTGATCGATGACCCTGCCGCTTCCTCAGAATCCGGCGACTCAGCCGTTGAAGCCGGTGGGCCGCAGGCTGTCGTGATGGCCGACAAGGCATGGCTAAGGGACGGGAGCTCCGCGCCGCTGATCGAGCTCAGCTTCTTAACCACCTTGCCGCTCGTTGCCCAAGAAGGGGAGCGGGTGGAAGTGTTGACTCCGCACGGCATCGCCTACCTGTCGGCGGAGGAAGTGCGAGTTACCGACGGGGATTCCTCTTCCCTTGTTCCGGAAGGAAAGAGAGGCCAAGCGATTGTCGAGCAGGGCCTGCGCTTCCTCGATCTTCCGTACCTGTGGGGCGGCATGTCCTCTTACGGCTATGACTGCTCGGGCTTTGCCTACAGCATGCACCGGTCGTTCGGCATCCTCGTGCCGCGAGATGCCTCCGATCAAGCCAAGCACGGCAAGGAAATTGCCCCCGACGACCTGGAGCCGGGTGACTTGATGTTTTTCGCCCATGAGAAGGGGAAGGGGGCGGTGCATCATGTCGGTATCTATGCGGGGGAAGGCAAGATGCTGCACTCACCCGAGACGATTTTCTCCATTGAGTTGGTGGACTTGGCCACGTATAAGCTGGCGGAGGAGCACTGCATCTCCCGTCGTTATTGGGAATAG
- a CDS encoding extracellular solute-binding protein gives MNKKKWIPIGVSAALVTGVLLSGCSSGGQTEKEAAASPAGGAKAGEGTGAPVKIQMAMAASGLPAPEADDIKKTIDKKLNTDLQLTTIASGEDYKNQVRVRLSGGNYPDLFSVDFSDVKEFSDKGLLLDLTAYMDKELKPSKEFLTNLTPQILKKVTIGGKILAIPRVADVPFSTMWVRKDWLQKLNLQMPTTLDEFLTVAKAFTEQDPDGNGKKDTYGITGAKLDGFATIFGAYKVGQPGTFYEKDGKVTNAYFDPAMPEALKYIKSMFDAGVVDPEIMTNKGNVEVQKAFQGKAGFIFKGWTEIAKDEFVSQYKAINPNADWVQMAPLKGPGGAFDGTFDYDRPSRYWVIPKAIEKDKAKLQKVLELINYVSGKEGNTLVMYGLEGKHYNLKDGKVVPTDLMAKEGNYFNLYQITGRPNKEYLAIKFPNQAAATEFAIKTPRIPSFDSSVIPPTGFNKADADRFAEEEMIKFVTGKRPLAEYPDFLKTLETTFKYKLFVEEGTKQIKEQGFVK, from the coding sequence ATGAACAAGAAGAAATGGATTCCGATTGGGGTAAGCGCAGCATTGGTGACGGGTGTCCTGCTCTCGGGGTGTTCCTCCGGCGGCCAGACCGAGAAGGAGGCGGCGGCCAGTCCGGCAGGCGGCGCCAAAGCCGGCGAGGGAACGGGGGCGCCGGTTAAAATCCAAATGGCTATGGCCGCGTCGGGGCTGCCGGCGCCGGAAGCGGACGACATCAAGAAGACGATCGACAAGAAGCTGAACACCGACCTGCAGCTGACGACCATCGCCTCCGGGGAGGATTACAAGAACCAGGTCCGGGTGAGGCTGTCGGGCGGCAACTATCCCGATCTGTTCTCGGTCGATTTCTCCGACGTGAAGGAGTTTTCGGATAAGGGGCTTCTTCTCGACCTGACCGCCTACATGGACAAGGAATTGAAGCCGTCTAAGGAATTCTTAACGAATCTGACGCCCCAAATCTTGAAGAAGGTTACCATAGGCGGCAAAATTCTGGCCATCCCCCGCGTGGCGGATGTTCCCTTCTCTACCATGTGGGTGCGCAAGGACTGGCTGCAGAAGCTGAATCTGCAGATGCCTACCACTCTCGATGAATTCCTCACCGTCGCCAAAGCTTTCACCGAGCAGGACCCGGACGGCAACGGCAAGAAAGACACGTACGGCATAACGGGAGCGAAGCTCGACGGCTTTGCCACGATCTTCGGGGCGTACAAGGTCGGCCAGCCGGGCACGTTCTACGAGAAGGACGGCAAAGTGACCAACGCCTATTTTGACCCGGCCATGCCGGAGGCGCTGAAGTACATCAAGTCCATGTTTGATGCGGGGGTAGTGGACCCGGAGATCATGACGAACAAAGGCAATGTCGAGGTGCAGAAGGCGTTTCAAGGAAAAGCCGGCTTTATCTTCAAGGGCTGGACGGAAATCGCCAAGGATGAATTCGTCAGCCAATACAAGGCCATCAACCCTAACGCGGATTGGGTGCAGATGGCACCGCTTAAAGGGCCCGGCGGAGCGTTCGACGGAACGTTCGATTATGACCGCCCCTCCCGCTATTGGGTGATTCCGAAGGCGATCGAGAAGGACAAAGCCAAGCTGCAAAAGGTGCTCGAGCTGATCAACTATGTTTCCGGCAAGGAAGGGAACACACTCGTCATGTACGGCCTGGAGGGCAAGCATTACAACTTGAAGGACGGGAAGGTCGTTCCCACCGACCTGATGGCGAAGGAAGGCAATTACTTCAACCTGTACCAAATCACCGGCCGTCCGAACAAGGAGTATTTGGCCATCAAGTTCCCGAACCAGGCGGCGGCTACCGAATTTGCGATCAAAACGCCCCGCATTCCTTCCTTCGACAGCTCGGTCATTCCGCCGACCGGGTTCAATAAGGCCGATGCGGACCGGTTCGCCGAGGAGGAGATGATCAAGTTCGTCACCGGCAAGCGTCCCCTCGCCGAGTATCCGGATTTCCTGAAGACGCTCGAAACAACGTTCAAGTACAAACTGTTTGTCGAGGAAGGAACGAAGCAGATCAAGGAGCAGGGCTTTGTCAAATAA
- a CDS encoding ABC transporter permease, protein MPAKTANSRSYAQPAASSRLGKTRKAFWAHKEFYLMLLPGVIYYLVYKYLPMYGVIIAFKDYDMLEGIWSSPWADPWYKYFQQFYESPYFTQLLANTFLISVYKLLFGMVPPILLAILLNECRTPWFRRLVQTLSYMPHFLSWVIIYGILLMFLSQDSGIVNRWLVESGSSTIPFLTSTEWFRSVLVGSEIWQNLGWGAIIYLAAIAGIDPTLYEAGRVDGASRLRMVWHITLPGIRHVIILLLILRLGHMLDAGFEQIYVLYNVHVYSVADILDTWVFRTGLEQWNYSLASAVGLFKSGIGLILVYLSNTLAKRWGESIW, encoded by the coding sequence ATGCCCGCCAAAACCGCCAATTCCCGCTCGTATGCTCAACCGGCTGCCTCTTCCCGGCTGGGCAAAACCAGGAAGGCCTTCTGGGCGCACAAAGAATTCTATTTGATGCTTCTGCCCGGTGTGATCTACTACCTGGTCTACAAATACCTCCCGATGTACGGGGTCATCATCGCTTTCAAGGACTACGACATGCTGGAAGGCATCTGGAGCAGTCCGTGGGCGGACCCCTGGTACAAGTATTTTCAGCAATTTTATGAATCCCCGTATTTTACCCAGCTGCTCGCCAATACGTTCCTCATCAGCGTGTACAAGCTTCTATTCGGCATGGTGCCGCCTATTCTTCTCGCGATCCTGCTGAACGAATGCCGGACCCCCTGGTTCCGCCGGCTGGTCCAGACCCTCAGCTACATGCCTCATTTTCTCTCGTGGGTGATCATTTATGGTATTCTGCTCATGTTTCTTTCCCAGGATTCGGGCATTGTCAACCGCTGGCTCGTGGAAAGCGGATCTTCTACCATTCCGTTCCTGACGTCGACCGAATGGTTCCGCTCTGTGCTCGTCGGCTCCGAGATTTGGCAAAACCTCGGGTGGGGAGCGATCATTTACCTGGCCGCGATTGCCGGCATCGATCCCACGCTCTATGAAGCCGGAAGGGTGGACGGGGCAAGCCGGCTGAGGATGGTCTGGCACATTACCTTGCCCGGCATCCGCCATGTCATCATTCTGCTTCTGATCCTCCGTCTCGGGCATATGCTGGATGCCGGTTTCGAGCAGATCTATGTCCTGTATAACGTGCATGTCTACTCGGTAGCCGACATTCTCGACACCTGGGTGTTCCGTACCGGTCTGGAGCAGTGGAACTACAGCTTGGCCTCTGCCGTCGGGTTGTTCAAATCGGGCATCGGTTTGATTCTGGTCTACCTCTCGAACACACTCGCCAAGCGATGGGGGGAGAGCATATGGTAA
- a CDS encoding S66 peptidase family protein, whose protein sequence is MERIKPKRLLPGDTVAVTAPASWGDRDKTEAAAGYLERLGLNVILGETTRKKHGYLAGTDAERADELNRLFADESVKAIVCARGGYGTGRIAPMLDYAAIRANPKIFWGYSDITFLHSAIGRYAGLVTFHGPMLIDLGREDLHPATLEGFRMMLEPVVPAYGEELSPLQVLVEGEAEGELTGGNVSLLTSTLGTPYEIDTRGKILFLEDIDEEPYRLDRMFNQLKQAGKFDDAAGIAICDFHNCEPNKRKESLTLEQVIGDHILTSGKPTLAGFRIGHCSPNAAVPVGIRARLSTRKKLLEGLEPGVQA, encoded by the coding sequence ATGGAACGAATCAAACCGAAACGGCTGCTCCCCGGAGATACGGTGGCGGTTACCGCCCCGGCCAGCTGGGGAGACCGGGACAAGACGGAGGCGGCAGCCGGCTATTTGGAACGTTTGGGGTTGAACGTCATACTTGGGGAAACGACCCGCAAGAAACACGGCTATTTGGCGGGTACGGATGCGGAACGCGCAGACGAGCTTAACCGGTTGTTCGCAGACGAATCCGTAAAGGCTATCGTCTGTGCACGCGGAGGCTACGGAACCGGCCGCATCGCTCCCATGCTCGATTACGCCGCCATCCGGGCGAATCCGAAAATTTTCTGGGGCTACAGCGATATTACATTCCTTCATTCGGCCATCGGCCGTTATGCGGGTCTGGTAACCTTTCATGGACCTATGCTTATCGACCTCGGCCGGGAGGATCTTCACCCCGCCACCTTGGAAGGCTTCCGGATGATGCTCGAGCCTGTGGTTCCTGCCTACGGAGAAGAGCTGTCTCCGCTCCAGGTGCTGGTTGAAGGAGAGGCGGAAGGGGAGCTTACGGGAGGCAATGTTTCGCTCCTGACAAGTACCCTTGGAACGCCCTATGAAATCGACACGAGGGGCAAAATTCTGTTTCTGGAGGACATCGACGAAGAGCCGTACCGGCTTGACCGGATGTTCAACCAGCTGAAGCAGGCAGGCAAGTTTGACGATGCGGCCGGCATCGCCATCTGTGATTTTCATAATTGCGAACCGAACAAACGCAAGGAATCGCTAACGCTGGAACAGGTCATCGGGGATCACATTCTTACGTCCGGAAAGCCGACCCTGGCCGGGTTCCGGATCGGACATTGTTCTCCGAATGCGGCTGTTCCGGTAGGCATCCGGGCCCGGCTCAGCACGAGGAAGAAGCTGCTGGAAGGCTTGGAACCGGGGGTACAGGCATAA
- a CDS encoding response regulator transcription factor, whose protein sequence is MWNVLLVEDEGFVRRSLKHLISWEEYGFRIAGEAANGEEALDLMRKQVPDLVITDIVMPVMDGLQLLNQAKQEGMASLFVMLTCMNEFEYARQALEYGASSYLLKLSMNPESLAIVLAKIRQELLRVELTRSSLEETSFQRVYQNLWHGWLDGRPSEDNVEALAEGGRTGNYETVRVASFLHGTESIPLEAFLRESGLSPGARTVVHAFRRLGHTTFFIWNPPAIASPVSARSKPALPGFWSPIAPSGQLREAWMACLSRLDSLWYGKEPVRPASRESAYDRTLIWSLERRWIKSLDQRNRDDFRCKLQEGWASLAEHEVPMPVVKECARRVDRMLSLTAGCKGMTEGELAGYVVHEDLLVRLLANMDRYGIPWDGTSSFRTGHPEIDKALEHIRRHYSQEVTLRSVASLVALDETYFSALFKRKTGYTLIHYLHKERVEQAKRLLEQTGLPVAEIADKVGFPNANYFNKIFKRWTGATPGDYRHLCR, encoded by the coding sequence ATGTGGAACGTTCTGCTCGTTGAAGATGAAGGGTTTGTCCGGCGGTCGCTCAAGCACCTGATTTCCTGGGAAGAGTACGGCTTCCGGATTGCCGGGGAAGCGGCTAACGGCGAGGAGGCTCTTGATCTGATGAGAAAGCAGGTCCCCGATCTTGTCATCACGGACATCGTCATGCCGGTGATGGATGGCCTGCAGCTGCTGAATCAGGCTAAGCAAGAGGGGATGGCATCCCTTTTCGTCATGCTCACGTGCATGAATGAATTTGAATACGCCCGACAGGCTCTGGAATACGGAGCGTCGTCTTACCTGCTCAAGTTGTCGATGAATCCCGAATCCCTGGCCATCGTGCTGGCCAAAATCCGGCAGGAGCTCCTTCGGGTGGAACTTACCCGATCCTCGCTTGAAGAGACATCGTTTCAGCGGGTTTACCAGAACCTGTGGCATGGTTGGCTGGACGGACGGCCGTCGGAAGATAATGTGGAAGCCCTGGCAGAAGGGGGGCGGACCGGGAATTATGAGACGGTCCGGGTCGCCTCTTTCCTTCATGGAACGGAGTCGATTCCGTTGGAGGCTTTCTTACGGGAAAGCGGGCTGTCCCCGGGGGCTCGAACCGTCGTTCATGCTTTCCGCCGGCTGGGGCATACGACTTTTTTTATATGGAACCCGCCGGCCATCGCTTCTCCGGTAAGCGCCCGGTCTAAACCCGCTCTTCCCGGCTTCTGGTCACCGATCGCCCCCTCCGGTCAGCTGCGGGAGGCTTGGATGGCCTGCCTGAGTAGGCTGGACTCCCTCTGGTACGGGAAGGAGCCGGTTCGACCGGCCAGCCGGGAATCGGCCTACGACCGGACCCTGATCTGGTCCCTGGAGAGAAGATGGATCAAGAGCCTCGATCAGCGCAACCGGGATGACTTTCGCTGCAAGCTGCAGGAAGGCTGGGCCTCTCTTGCCGAGCATGAGGTGCCGATGCCCGTCGTAAAGGAATGCGCCCGCCGGGTGGACCGTATGCTGTCCCTTACGGCCGGATGCAAGGGGATGACCGAGGGGGAGCTCGCCGGGTATGTCGTTCACGAGGACCTGCTTGTACGGCTGCTCGCCAATATGGACCGGTACGGGATTCCGTGGGACGGCACAAGCTCGTTTCGGACGGGACACCCCGAGATCGACAAGGCGCTGGAGCATATCCGCCGGCACTACAGCCAGGAAGTGACCCTTCGGTCCGTTGCGTCCCTTGTTGCGCTTGACGAAACGTACTTCAGTGCGCTCTTCAAAAGAAAAACGGGCTATACGCTCATTCATTACCTTCACAAAGAAAGGGTGGAACAAGCGAAGCGCCTTCTGGAGCAGACCGGCCTTCCTGTTGCCGAGATCGCAGATAAGGTGGGATTTCCGAACGCCAATTATTTCAACAAAATCTTCAAGCGATGGACAGGAGCGACTCCCGGGGATTACCGCCACTTGTGCAGATAA